The Paenibacillus sp. YPG26 genome includes a window with the following:
- a CDS encoding response regulator, giving the protein MLRIVIVDDEVLIREGLARMIQKENIEFQITASRSDGQQVLDELDPNEIDVVITDIRMPQIGGLELIRELKESHPRVRTILMSGFTDFNYAREAIKYSAVEYLLKPINKDQLFELLYRLNDEKISAQLKEDRHRRGMLLSILLSRSSSPQLLPELVMPRPFFTLIAIKLSRSSDLQIQQNNQSIVVDQLELQERMQVLICYSDKELTDHELRVFCSSIISYVSSRPTLHMGISRSYPDLSSLYPAYQEAKKACDRGMYSDSYLYIANIQDQEAPQSGTLERLASSRAELIHELQILNLENVMKWIKNGLLSLRSEHAPPEAYLNYAQMIRETSANELQEFDLIYRSYTELEQYLLECMSYTELEHQFMNAFLSMFTEIRTKRMGMGANAVETVKQWISANYSQQADLHELAQMVFLTPSYLSKLFKQETGMTLTDYMIEVRIKRAKHLLRTEPGMKIHSIGAEVGYADPAYFNKLFKRIVGVTPNTYKQISRQSSGLISP; this is encoded by the coding sequence TTGCTGCGTATTGTGATTGTAGATGATGAGGTCTTAATTCGCGAAGGGCTTGCGCGTATGATTCAAAAAGAAAACATCGAATTCCAAATTACCGCCAGCCGCTCGGATGGGCAGCAGGTGCTTGATGAACTGGATCCCAATGAAATTGATGTCGTTATCACTGACATTCGAATGCCCCAAATTGGCGGTCTTGAATTAATCCGGGAGCTCAAAGAAAGTCATCCCCGGGTCCGTACCATTCTGATGAGCGGCTTCACAGATTTCAATTACGCAAGAGAAGCAATCAAATATTCTGCTGTAGAATATTTGCTTAAGCCCATCAACAAGGACCAGCTGTTCGAGCTTCTATACCGGCTCAATGATGAGAAAATCTCGGCACAGCTCAAAGAAGACCGACATCGCCGGGGTATGCTGTTATCTATCCTGCTCAGTAGATCCTCATCCCCTCAGCTCCTGCCCGAGCTTGTCATGCCGAGGCCTTTCTTCACCCTTATTGCCATCAAGCTGAGCAGAAGCAGCGACCTGCAAATCCAGCAGAATAATCAATCGATTGTTGTAGATCAATTGGAGCTTCAGGAGCGTATGCAGGTACTCATTTGTTATTCAGACAAGGAACTCACGGATCACGAGCTTAGAGTCTTCTGCAGCTCTATCATCTCTTATGTGTCGTCCAGACCTACTCTTCACATGGGAATAAGCCGTTCTTACCCTGATCTGTCGAGTCTGTACCCGGCCTACCAGGAAGCCAAGAAGGCTTGCGACAGGGGAATGTATAGTGATTCCTACTTATATATCGCCAACATTCAGGACCAGGAAGCTCCCCAATCCGGCACGCTAGAAAGGTTAGCCAGCAGCAGAGCTGAACTGATTCACGAGCTGCAGATTCTTAATCTTGAGAACGTGATGAAATGGATCAAGAACGGACTTCTCTCCTTGAGGTCCGAGCATGCGCCTCCGGAAGCCTATCTCAATTATGCTCAAATGATCCGGGAGACTTCAGCCAATGAACTGCAGGAGTTCGACTTGATCTACCGTTCATATACAGAGCTTGAGCAGTACCTCCTTGAATGTATGAGTTATACCGAACTTGAGCACCAGTTCATGAATGCGTTCCTCTCTATGTTCACGGAGATACGAACGAAGCGGATGGGGATGGGGGCCAACGCTGTAGAGACTGTTAAGCAGTGGATATCCGCCAACTATAGTCAGCAGGCAGACCTCCATGAGCTAGCTCAAATGGTGTTCCTGACACCCAGCTATTTAAGCAAGCTATTCAAGCAAGAGACAGGGATGACCCTGACTGATTATATGATTGAGGTCCGCATTAAGCGGGCGAAGCATCTTCTGAGGACGGAACCGGGGATGAAGATTCACAGCATTGGCGCAGAGGTTGGATATGCGGACCCTGCTTACTTCAACAAGCTGTTCAAGCGTATTGTAGGTGTAACTCCCAATACGTACAAGCAAATATCCAGACAATCCTCCGGCTTGATCTCCCCTTGA
- a CDS encoding response regulator transcription factor, with protein MKSVLIVEDEQLIAELERDYLEVNGYRVDIASDGKKGLELGLSGQYDLILLDLMLPGLNGFEVCKQIRAKLNVPILMVTAKKEDIDVIKGLGFGADDYITKPFKPGELVARVKAHLARYERLIGKKAVPNEIRIRDLRIDADSRRIFLQEHEVTLTTKEFDLLHFLAQNPNRVFSKNHLFDSVWGFDSLGDAQTVTVHIRKLREKLETGSARTEYIETIWGAGYRFRN; from the coding sequence ATGAAGAGTGTTCTGATTGTAGAAGATGAACAGCTTATAGCGGAGCTCGAGCGAGATTATCTGGAAGTCAATGGATATCGGGTAGATATCGCGTCAGACGGGAAGAAGGGGCTCGAGCTTGGGCTTAGCGGACAGTATGATCTAATCCTGCTGGATCTGATGCTGCCAGGATTGAATGGATTCGAGGTCTGTAAGCAGATTCGCGCCAAGCTGAACGTGCCGATCCTCATGGTGACTGCCAAGAAAGAAGATATTGATGTGATAAAAGGACTTGGCTTTGGCGCAGATGATTATATTACTAAACCTTTCAAGCCGGGAGAGCTGGTCGCCCGGGTCAAGGCCCATCTGGCCAGATATGAGCGGTTAATTGGAAAAAAGGCTGTGCCGAACGAGATTCGTATCCGTGATCTCAGAATCGATGCAGATTCGCGGAGAATATTTCTGCAGGAGCATGAGGTGACACTGACGACCAAGGAGTTCGATCTGCTGCATTTTCTTGCCCAGAACCCGAACCGGGTCTTCAGCAAGAATCATCTGTTCGACAGTGTCTGGGGCTTCGATTCCTTGGGCGATGCCCAAACGGTGACTGTTCATATCCGCAAGCTGAGAGAGAAGCTTGAGACGGGATCAGCTAGAACGGAGTATATTGAGACCATCTGGGGGGCAGGCTACCGATTCCGGAACTGA
- a CDS encoding HAMP domain-containing sensor histidine kinase, whose product MSIRLKLILSYAAMLVVPLIMMVITAILLTFVFKGDLQALHEKYGFSQDYYEDHNLERLVRELGRTAKISPSTLTDTEYLEEIEDELELSNSNLIVRKQDQFVYVSPALNNNNLLSLLAKYEDKSTGRKNEALKLGTESLELTQYNFIYDDRHPGTVFIITNVNSVVHFVQKFAFILFLSLIFILILTHTLLTYFVSRSIIRPLRKLKDATKRIKSGDLDFDLQITNKDEIGELSQAFEQMRVRLKESIETQHQYEENRKELVSNISHDLRTPLTAIRGYIAGIGDGIADTPDKVQKYMNIISLKAEEMDHLIDELFLYSKLDLNRLPFHFEKINLHSFLMDWSEELRFELNKQGVQFACDLQVTEQTEISIDRDKIRRVFSNIISNCLKYMNKSEKEIQLRAYESRGYLNLLITDNGQGIDAEALPYVFERFYREDASRNSDTGGSGLGLAIARQMIEGHYGSIQAESVKGVGTSIKITLPLIRNEEGDQA is encoded by the coding sequence ATGTCCATCCGGTTAAAACTAATCTTGTCTTACGCAGCCATGCTGGTGGTCCCGTTGATTATGATGGTGATCACGGCCATATTGCTGACATTTGTATTCAAAGGTGATCTTCAGGCTCTGCATGAGAAATATGGTTTCTCACAGGATTATTATGAGGATCACAACCTTGAGCGCTTGGTCAGGGAGCTCGGAAGGACGGCGAAGATCAGCCCATCCACGTTGACTGATACTGAATATCTCGAAGAGATAGAAGATGAACTCGAGCTCAGCAATTCCAATCTGATTGTACGTAAGCAGGACCAGTTCGTATATGTGTCACCCGCATTGAATAACAATAATCTACTTTCCCTGCTGGCTAAATATGAAGACAAGAGCACTGGCAGAAAGAATGAGGCGCTTAAGCTGGGCACAGAGTCGCTTGAATTGACACAATACAATTTTATCTACGATGATCGTCATCCGGGGACCGTATTTATAATTACTAACGTGAATTCTGTAGTCCATTTTGTGCAAAAGTTCGCGTTCATTCTTTTCCTCAGCCTGATATTTATACTGATTCTCACGCACACGCTGCTTACTTATTTCGTATCCAGGAGCATTATCAGACCTCTGCGCAAATTAAAGGATGCCACCAAGCGAATCAAGTCTGGCGATCTGGACTTTGACCTTCAAATTACGAACAAGGATGAGATCGGGGAGCTAAGTCAGGCATTTGAACAAATGCGTGTACGGCTTAAGGAGTCCATTGAGACCCAGCATCAATATGAAGAGAACCGCAAAGAGCTGGTCTCGAATATTTCGCATGACCTGAGAACACCGCTTACAGCGATTCGTGGGTATATAGCGGGAATTGGAGACGGAATCGCGGATACACCGGATAAAGTTCAAAAATATATGAATATAATCTCGCTTAAGGCAGAAGAGATGGACCACTTGATCGATGAGTTGTTCCTGTACTCGAAGCTGGATCTTAATCGTCTTCCTTTTCATTTCGAGAAGATCAATCTGCACTCGTTCTTGATGGACTGGTCAGAAGAATTACGGTTCGAGCTTAATAAACAGGGGGTCCAGTTTGCTTGTGATCTGCAAGTCACAGAACAGACGGAGATCTCGATTGACCGTGATAAGATCCGGCGTGTATTCTCGAATATTATCAGCAACTGCTTGAAATATATGAACAAGTCCGAGAAGGAGATTCAGCTTAGAGCTTATGAGTCTAGAGGTTACCTGAACCTCTTGATCACAGATAATGGCCAGGGAATCGATGCCGAAGCGCTTCCTTACGTGTTTGAACGATTCTACAGAGAGGATGCTTCGCGGAACAGCGATACGGGAGGCAGCGGTCTTGGTCTGGCTATAGCTAGACAGATGATTGAAGGTCATTATGGAAGCATCCAGGCAGAAAGTGTGAAGGGCGTAGGAACCAGTATCAAAATCACACTCCCGCTAATTCGAAATGAAGAGGGGGATCAAGCATGA
- a CDS encoding ABC transporter permease, whose amino-acid sequence MHKWTAAYMSELTLLFYRRKVIVIAIFSAVLPVLIAFALKGLEPLLALLAVGPSFPIEMLSLYTGLWIPLVILTLTADLFPQEVASRTLKLAFLRPVTRLHIFMAKAASLATAVGGILVILFITTFVCNLVAGTVNGSGEILSNLTAYAAAFAAMLAVSAVFVFIAQFFKSVSGFVISALVLYAAFKIAPFLLSSFSAFSPMNYTDWHMLWLSSYVRPGTLFTGALFLLASSVLFYSLGYYKFDRTQV is encoded by the coding sequence ATGCATAAGTGGACAGCCGCATACATGAGCGAGCTTACGTTGTTGTTTTATCGCAGGAAGGTCATCGTGATTGCCATCTTCTCGGCAGTACTCCCAGTATTAATCGCCTTCGCCCTCAAAGGACTAGAGCCGCTGCTTGCCCTGCTTGCTGTGGGCCCATCATTTCCTATTGAGATGTTAAGCCTATACACTGGCCTGTGGATTCCTCTTGTCATACTGACGCTCACAGCAGATCTGTTCCCACAGGAAGTAGCTTCGAGAACCTTGAAGCTGGCGTTCCTGAGACCTGTTACAAGGCTTCATATATTCATGGCTAAGGCAGCCTCGCTGGCTACGGCAGTTGGAGGCATTCTGGTGATTTTGTTCATAACCACGTTCGTATGCAATCTAGTTGCAGGAACTGTGAACGGTTCCGGCGAAATCTTAAGTAACCTGACCGCTTACGCCGCCGCTTTTGCCGCGATGCTTGCGGTATCTGCAGTATTTGTGTTCATAGCCCAATTCTTCAAAAGTGTAAGCGGGTTCGTTATCTCAGCTCTTGTATTGTATGCGGCTTTCAAAATAGCACCCTTTCTGTTAAGCTCCTTCTCGGCGTTCTCACCCATGAACTATACAGACTGGCACATGTTATGGCTTAGCTCCTATGTGCGGCCAGGTACGCTGTTCACAGGCGCCTTGTTCCTGCTCGCCAGCAGTGTGTTGTTCTATTCACTGGGCTACTACAAATTTGATCGCACCCAGGTCTAA
- a CDS encoding ABC transporter ATP-binding protein, producing the protein MNTILKTVNLGKRYGNARGIQQIDLELQAGDIYGLLGPNGAGKTTFLKAVTGLIRYDQGTVSMFGEDGGVGNAKTLEQVGCMIESADFYEYLSAKQYLGSVARFHPHVTARRIDELLEFTGLANVCNNKIKSFSTGMKQKLALAAAVLPEPKFVILDEPTNGLDIEGVVMFRKLIQMMSYEKKTTFLISSHMIHELEQLCNRVGVVVQGRLIKEGYVTDLLTENQSLEAFYIGQLQQEPKGAIQHA; encoded by the coding sequence TTGAACACGATATTGAAGACTGTTAACCTGGGCAAGCGATATGGAAATGCCAGAGGCATTCAGCAGATAGACCTTGAGCTTCAAGCCGGGGACATATACGGATTGCTGGGTCCTAACGGGGCCGGCAAGACTACGTTCCTTAAGGCGGTCACCGGATTGATCCGTTATGACCAGGGGACTGTGTCCATGTTCGGAGAAGATGGCGGGGTCGGCAACGCCAAGACTCTGGAGCAGGTGGGATGTATGATTGAATCAGCGGATTTCTATGAATACCTGAGCGCGAAGCAGTATCTCGGGAGTGTTGCCCGGTTCCACCCACATGTAACAGCCCGCAGGATCGATGAGCTTCTGGAGTTCACTGGACTTGCCAATGTCTGCAATAACAAGATCAAGAGCTTCTCAACCGGAATGAAGCAGAAGCTAGCGCTCGCGGCGGCTGTCCTGCCGGAACCAAAGTTCGTGATCCTTGATGAGCCTACGAATGGCCTTGACATTGAAGGCGTTGTTATGTTCCGCAAGCTTATACAGATGATGTCTTATGAGAAGAAGACTACGTTCCTCATCTCAAGCCACATGATTCATGAACTTGAGCAGCTGTGCAACCGGGTGGGTGTTGTTGTTCAGGGGCGGCTGATCAAGGAAGGCTATGTTACAGACCTGCTAACAGAAAACCAGTCTCTTGAGGCGTTCTATATCGGGCAGCTTCAACAAGAGCCGAAGGGGGCGATCCAGCATGCATAA